From the Paenibacillus sp. MMS20-IR301 genome, the window GTTCAGCTGCTTCGCGGACTATTTCCGTGAGGTACAGCGTGTATTTCTTCTGCTGGGCGACTATATCCGGACACTGAAGTCCAGGCATACGGATAATAAAGAAATGAAGACGGCCGTACAGTACATCCACGATAATTACGACCAGAATATCAATATGACCCTCATTTCTAATATCGTATCCTTTAACTATTCTTACTTCAGCCAGGCCTTCCGGGATTACACCGGTGAGAACTTCGTAACCTACTTGAAGAATTACCGGATCGGCAAGGCAAAGGAGCTGCTGCAGACAACGGATGATAAGATTTACGAAATAGCGATGAGAGCCGGTTTTGAGAATGCCAAAAATTTTAACCGGGTGTTTAAAGAAAGTGAAGGCGTGAGCCCGGTGGAATTCCGTATCCAGCGGAAGTTTTTGTCCGGACCGTTCATAGACACATAAGCAAAGTATAATGTACTTCAGCAAAATTCCATTACTCCGGAGGTAAAAGAATGCAGCAGGCTAGAGCGGACTTGGCAGCACCTGATTTTGGGCCAAATGTACTTGTATTTGATCCCGCCATGCCCGGCAGGGACATTCAAGAGATGTGTGACCGGGTATTTGCAGAGCAGGAACGGGCGGAGTTTGGAAGGAACCGCTGTGCGTTACTGTTCAAACCCGGTGTATATGATGCTAGAATCCGGATCGGATTCTATACACAGGCGGCGGGGCTAGGCGAATCGCCGGACCAGGTACGGATTACTGGAGGCGGCATTAACTGCGATGCAGATTGGATGAACGGCCTGGCGCTGATTAACTTCTGGCGCTCCGCCGAAGGGATTGCTACAGAGCCGGTGCCGGGTGAGGCGGCGAAATGGACAGTATCCCAGGCAGCCCCGTACCGCAGAATGCATGTGCTTGGAGATCTGGAGCTGTTCGACCATGCCGAGAAAAACTATGCCAGCGGAGGGTTCATGGCGGATACAGCGGTGGATGGATCGGTCAACTCCGGCCCGCAGCAGCAGTTCTATCTGCGCAATTCACAGTGGAGCGAGTGGCATAGCTCCCAATGGAATAATGTGTTTCAGGGCTGCGTGAATCCGCCGGAATCCGCAGGCTGGCCCAGTCCGCCCAATACCGTGCTCTCCCGGGTGCCCGTGGTCAGAGAGAAGCCGTATCTGTATATCGCCAGCGATGGCCGTTATTATGTGAAGGTTCCGCAGCTGCGTGCAGCTGCGGCCGGAATTACCTGGTCCGGAGGAGCCACCGAAGGCAAGTCACTGGAGCTCGGCCATTTCTATATTGCCAAGGCTGGCCAGGATACGGCAAAGACGCTGAACCGCGAGCTTGCCGCCGGCAGGCATCTGCTGCTGACACCGGGAATTTATGGCCTTGAAGAGCCGGTCCGCGTGGAGCATGCAAATACAGTGGTACTCGGTTTGGGCCTGGCTACGCTGGTGCCTGAGCATGGGGCAACAGCTATGCAGATTGCAGATGTAGACGGGGTAATTATCGCCGGACTGTTATTTGACGCCGGAACGGAGGGTTCCGGGAGTCTGCTGGAGGTGGGGCCGCCCGGCTGCACAGGCCGGCATTCCGCTAATCCGGCTTCGCTGCATGATCTGTTCTTCCGGGTGGGAGGGGCGGGAGGCGGCCGGGCAGAGGTCTGCCTGACAATCAACAGCAGTGATGTAATCGGTGATCATTTCTGGCTCTGGCGGGCCGATCACGGTGAAGGCGTGGGCTGGGAGCGGAATACTTCAGACAACGGGATAATCATTAACGGGGATCATGTTACCATTTACGGGCTGTTCGTGGAACATTTTCAGAAATACCAGACTGTCTGGAACGGGGATTACGGCAGACTTTTCTTTTATCAGAGTGAAATTCCTTATGATGTGCCTGATCAGGCCAGCTGGATGAACGGGGGAGTGAACGGCTTTGCCTCCTATAAAGTAAGTGATACAGTGACCCGGCATGAGGCCCATGGTCTCGGGATTTATTCCTTCTTCAATGCCGGGCCCCATATCAGGCTGCACAGTGCGATAGAAGCACCGGCTTCGCCAGAGGTACGCTTCACGCATATGGTGGATGTGTTCCTGAACGGTAACGGGGAGATTACCCGTATGGTGAACGGGCTTGGAGCCACAGCCTGCGAAGGTTCAAGGGTCCACTATCTCGCTGAGGCTTGAGGCATGCGGGATATGGAGTAATTAGCACGCCTGGTATCCAAGTGAAGCCACACCCCGCACGCAAAATTTAAGGCTATTCCAGGCAGCCGTGGTATGGCTTGCCGGAATAGCCTTTTTAGTGTGAGCCCTAGTGGATGCCCTTCCAGAAGGTATCCCAGATAATGGCCAGCGCTGCCTCATAGGATTGCCTGGTTTCATAGACGAGCTGGATTTCCAGTCCGTCGATTACCGTCAGCATCGCCAGGGCACACTCTTCCGGTGTGAAGCGGAAAGAATCGCCCTGCCGGAATATCCTGCATAATTCCTCCTTAACCGTCCCCACATACTGCCGGAACTGCCCGAGCACGAAGTCCTGGATTTCCAGGGGGGCAATGAAGGAAGTAATATGCATAAAAGATACATTCGGCAGGGTCAGGAACCGGTTTTTGAGCTCATTCAGAAAACCGTAGAGCTGCTGCTCGATCATTTTGCCCTGCGCGGCCTCGAAATAACGGATAACAAACTGCTGCTCCTCCTGAACGACTCCGGTGAATAATTCCTCCAGCAGCGCTTTTTTGGAAGGATAGTGATAGGACAGCGACTGCTTGCGGATGCCGGCCTCCTCGGCAATTTGCGCCATCTTGGCAGCTTCATATCCGAAGCGGTTGAAATGCAGGATGGCGGCTTCTTTAATCTGCTTTTTAATCAATGATTGCCTCCTTGTGTCGTTCTGCCGGATTTCCCTGGTTCTGCCGCCGGGCAAAGAGGATGTAGAACAGCAGGAATAAGGCCATAACACCTATGCCGATATAATAAACCATTGTATAGGAAAATGCCGAAGCGATAAAGCCGAACAGCAGTGAGCCGCCGCCGATCCCCAGATCGAAAAAGTTGAAGAAGCTGGCCATGGCCCCTTCATGCTCATGCTCATCGACCAGATTGAGGCACCATGTCTGAATAGCGGGGAAAATAGCCCCGAAGCCGAACCCGTACAGCACACCCGCTGCGATAAATTGAAGCTCAGACTGCGACAAGGTTAACACAAGCAGTCCGGCCATAGTCAGCAGAGCTGACGGAATCAGCACATAGCCGGGGCCAAGCCGGTCCAGCAGCGCTCCGGAGACCAGCCGGACGAGGAAGCTTGCCGCCGCGATGGTGAAAAAGAACCAGGCCACATTCTGAAACCCTTTCTCCACGGCATAGATAGCTACAAAGGACATAATCGAGCCGGCGGCAAGCCCCATCAGCAGAATTAACAGGGAAGGAAACAGAACCCTGCGTTCAAACAGCTTGACCTTCACGCTCTCCCTTGTGCCTGTACCCTGCGGCTGTCTGGATACGAATAGCGCCATCAGCAGCGACAGCAGCAGAATAGCCGCTCCGCTCATGAAGATTCCCCGGAAGCTGTACAGCTCCAGCAATGCTACCCCGATCAGCGGGCCGACGGAGATCGCAACCGTCTCCCCGACCCCGAAATAGCCGATTCCCTCACCGCGGCGTTCCCGCGGAATATTCTCGGCAGCGATGGTTGCGAAATAGGTTGAGGCCAGGCCGAAGCCGGCACCGTGGATAAACCGGATGAGCAGAATGACATAAATGTCTGACGAGAGGTAGTATGAGCCAGTTGCCAGCATACATATAGAGATCCCGGCGATCAGCAGATATTTCTTGTCGATCCGCTGGGCGAGCACCCCGGTCAGCGGACGGATCAGGATGGCGGAGAACATGAAAATCCCTGTAACCAGGCCGATCTGCCGCGCCTCTCCGCCAATGCTGGAGATGAATAACGGCAAGGTGGGCAGCAGCATTTCAAACGCCATGAATAACAGTGCATTAGCCAGCATGATGAAAATAAAAGAGCGGCCCCACAGTCCGGCAGTGGTTGTGTTTCGTTGTGCTTTTGTACGCATTGTTTGCTCCGTTCTTGTTACTGAAATGAAATATAATCCCCAGTTTATCTGACTGTCGTCAGATAAACAAGCTTTTTTATAAGTTTAAATAACGAAGGCTGTAATTCATTGGTCACTTGCACAATGCATTTCGTCCTTTCATCAATATTATTTTGCTGCTCCGGGACCTTATAATGAGAGCGTGTTCAACAAGTACTTAGGGGGAAATTTGAAATGGAAGGATTAGTTATTGGTTGGTATGGAGCACTGGCGGGGCTGGCAATTGCCATTATCCTGATACTCCGGAAATTGAATCCGGTATACGCATTGTTCCTGGGAGCTATATTAGGGGCACTGATCGGCGGAGCCAATCTCGAACAGACGGTAAGCGTTCTTGTAAGCGGTACACAAAGTGTAATGGGCACGGTACTGCGGGTTCTGGCTGCGGGCGTTCTGGCCGGGGTCATGATGGAATCGGGGGCGGCAGAAGCTATAGCCCAGGCTATCGTTAAGAAGTTCGGCGGCAGTAAGGCGATCATCGCCCTGGCGCTGGCTACGATGGTCATTACGGCAATGGGCGTATTTATTCCGGTAGCGGTGCTGATCGTAGCTCCGATTGCCCTGTCTGTAGGCAACAAAATGGGAATCTCCAAGCTCGCACTGCTGCTGGCCTTGTCCGGCGGGGGGAAGGCCGGGAATATCATCTCCCCGAATCCGAATACCATCGCTGCGGCACGCGGTTTCGACCTGGATTTGAGCCATGTGATGCTGGCTGGTCTGATTCCGGCAATCTGCGGGTTAATTGTAACCGTTATCCTTGCCTCACTGGTGAAGAACAAAGGTATAATGGTTTCCTCAGAGGAAGCCGCAACGGGTGCGGAAAGTGCGAATACAGCAGCTTATCCGCCGCTGGGCCGGGCGGTTGTCGCACCGCTGGTAGCGATTGTGCTGCTGATGATTAACCCGATCGGTTCGATCTCCGGAATTGAAGCGCTCACTAAGCTTAAAGTGGATGCGCTTTATATTCTGCCGCTGGCCGGAATTATCGGGATGCTGGCTATGGGACAAGGGAACAAGGTACTGAAGTACACTTCCTCCGGCCTCAGCAAAATGACGGCGACCGTCCTGATCCTCATCGGCGCCGGCGGGATTGCCGGGCTGATCTCTGCTTCGGATCTGTCGGTCCAGGTGGTTCACCTGATTGAGCTGTCCGGCATTTCCGGCACCTTCCTGGCCCCGATTTCCGGTATACTGATGGCAGCAGCCACCGCTTCTACCTCCACCGGGGTTATCGTTGCCACCGGTTCCTTCGGACAGGCTATCCTTGATATGGGCACCGCTCCGCTGGCTGCAGCCGTTATGGTGCATACCGGTGCTACCGTCATCGACTCCCTGCCGCAGGGCACGTACTTCCATGTAACGGCCGATGCCATGAAGATGTCTATCAAGCAGCGGATGGGGCTCATTCCTTACGAAGCGCTTGTCGGCGGTACAATGACCGTTGTGGCTACGCTGGTTTACGGATTTTTGTTCTAATATCAATATTATAGATGAGGTGTGGAAATGAGAGAGACAACCTTTGTACTGGCACCCGATTCCTTTAAAGAGAGTATGACAGCGAAGGAAGTTTGTATTGCAATGGAAAGCGGTCTGCGTAAAATATATCCGGATGCGTCCTATATCCATGTTCCGATGGCGGACGGGGGAGAAGGCACCGTGCAGTCGCTGGTCGACGCCTCCGGCGGAGAGATTCATTATAAGGAAGTTATAGGACCGCTGGGACAGACCGTTACGGCCAAATACGGGATTCTCGGTGACGGGGGAACGGCGGCAATCGAGATGGCTTCGGCCAGCGGCATCCAGCTTGTGGACAAGAGTGAGCGTAATCCGCTCATTACCACAACCTATGGCACAGGGCAGCTGATTCTGGAGTGTCTGGACCGGGGCATCCGCAAAATCATTATCGGCATCGGCGGCAGCGCCACCAATGACGGCGGCGCAGGCATGGCTGAGGCGCTTGGGGCGCGGTTCCTGGATGCAGCGGGTGCGCTGCTTCCGCGCGGCGGCGGCGGCCTGGGCCGGCTGGCTGCAATCGACATCACTGCGCTTGACCCGCGGCTGCAGCAGGTGCAGTTCATCGTTGCCTGCGATGTGACCAATCCGCTCTGCGGGGAGCACGGGGCCTCGGCAGTGTTCGGCCCGCAGAAAGGCGCGACTCCGCAGATGGTACAGCAGCTTGACGCCAATCTGGCCCACTATGCGGCAGTGGTCAAAGAGCAGCTGGATAAGGATGTGCGGGAGCTTCCCGGTGCCGGCGCGGCCGGCGGGCTGGGTGCAGGCCTGATGATTTTCACGCAGGCAACACTGCAGAAGGGGATTGAAATTGTGATTGAGTATACAGGGCTGCAGCAGAAGCTGGCGGATGCCGACTATGTCTTTACCGGTGAAGGCGGCATCGACTTCCAGACCAAATTCGGCAAGACACCGTATGGCGTAGCCCGTACCGCCAAAGCCGCCGGCAAGCCTGTTATTGCCTTGGCCGGGTATATTGGCGAGGGTATTGAAACGCTATATTCCGAAGGCATTGATGCCATCTTCGGTATTGTTCCCGGTGCTTCAAGCCTCGACAGGCTGCTGGCTGAAGGGCCGGCCAATGTAGAGCGGACCTGCGAGAATATCGCCAGACTGCTGAAGCTTAAGGCTTAGTTTAGTCAGCAGCTGAGCGCCATTGTCAGCGGAGCTGCGATTGATGAATCAGCCCCGGGAATTTTCCCGGGGCTATTCTTAATATCTCTGTTTAGTCTTCGTTTGACCGCTTCTCCCCCGGCTACAAGTGGAAAAAGAGCATTTAAATCTCCGGAAATCGCCGACTCTGAAGATTTAAATGGAAAAAGTACACTTAAGTATCCGGATTCCTGGCCATAAGGGTGGGGATGCAGGAATTAGTTGTCATTTTTCCACTTAAGTTACTCAGTGCGGAATGCATGGTGAATTTAAATGTACAAAATCCACTTATTGGGCTTGGCCTGCGAAGCAAGGGCGTGCTTAACTAACTTTCTACTTATACAGCGCCAGCAATTCATAAGTCAGCTCGAACAGCTGCAGCAGATTGCGCGGATCCTTGCCGGTAATGCCCCCGATCCGCTTCAGCCTGTACTGCAGTGTGTTGCGGTGAATATTCAGATGCTCCGCCGTTTGCGAGACGCTGCAATTATGGTTGATGAAGCTGCGGAGCGTTTCCAGCAGGTCGGCGGTATCGTCCAGCTTCATTGCAGTGCCGGCTTTGTCCGACAGCTTGGCCTGGCTGAGCTTTACAAGGAATTCAGCTTCGTCAAAGGTGATTGCCTGTGCGGCGGGCTTCAGCGCAAGCAGGATATTGAGTGCAGCTTTGGCCTGGCGGTAGCCCTCGGCGATGCTGGATTCCAGCCTGCTGGAGGCAATAAGCAGCTTCGGCTGCTGCAGCAGCAGCTGCGCGGCCAGCTTGCTGGTATCAGGCCGGTTCTGGACCAGCATCAGCCAGGTCTCTTCATCGAGCTGGAAGGAAGGATGCATCAGCATCAGCTTGGCCTGATCCTGCTCCGGACTAAAGTGCTTAAGGTACAGCACTGTAGTTTTCAGCAGAAGATCGATTTTGTAAGGTGCAGCTTCCTTTCTCAGCTTCTGGGAGTAGGCTCCCTGATGGGCGAGCAGCATTTCCAGCCATGCCTTCTGGCGGTTGGCTTCACTCATAAGATTCTCCAGGGCGGTCCGCTGTTCAATCAGCAGGGACACTGTGGTTTTTACAATGTTGCAGAAAGGCCGGACCTCCTCCGGTCTGCCGGAAATCCCGATAACCCCGACACGGGTGTTGCCGATTACAATCGGCTCGTTTGTCCCCTTTTTCTCGTACAAGGTATCCTCGATTACCTCTACCATCTGGCCGGTGGCCAGCGCTTCAACGGCTGCCTTGTGAACGGTCCCGACCCGCTCCTTTTTTCCGCTGCCGATAATAATCCCCTGATCATTCATAATGTTGATGTTATAAGGGATATCCATCATCATTTTGTCCACGATCTCCTGCGCCTGCTTCTCGGAAAGCTGAAACAATGACCTTCTCCTCCTTCACCGCACCCGGATGGCTGCTGCTGCAGACTCCTGCTTGTACATTGTGCATCTGAACAAAATTATAGATGATTTTGCCCAGGGTATAAAGACGCAACAGGGCGGCAGGCTGTACTATTTGATGACATTATTGAAGCTCGGCCTGCAGCCTTGACCTTAGGTCAGACCTAAGGTATATCATGGGAGATAAGTATTGAAGCAGGAGGGTTGTCTCATGAGTACAGAAATTACAATTAGTGAGCTGGCCAGACTTATGGAAGTGTCCATACATCAGATCCGGTATTTCGAGGAGAAGGGGGTGCTTCTTCCTTCTTATACAGATACGAACGGATACCGGATGTATGGAATCGATCAGGTCTACCAGCTGTCGCAAATTATGCTGCTGCGCAAGCTGGGGATGCCCGTGCAGACGATCAGAGAACATATGGAGGACCCGGACCCGCAAGCGATGGAGGAGAAGCTGCAGCATTCGCTGACAGAGACCGGCGCAGAGATTGTCCGGCTGCAGCAGCTGGAGCGGCAGATCCGGAAGGTACTGCGTGAGCAGCAGGATTTTCAGCGGGAGAAGCTAAGCTGTCATGTGAAGATGCGTGAGGCATTGCCGCTGCAGAAGTGGTTTGAACTGGAGACGGCGGCATCGCTCGAG encodes:
- a CDS encoding sugar diacid recognition domain-containing protein, with protein sequence MFQLSEKQAQEIVDKMMMDIPYNINIMNDQGIIIGSGKKERVGTVHKAAVEALATGQMVEVIEDTLYEKKGTNEPIVIGNTRVGVIGISGRPEEVRPFCNIVKTTVSLLIEQRTALENLMSEANRQKAWLEMLLAHQGAYSQKLRKEAAPYKIDLLLKTTVLYLKHFSPEQDQAKLMLMHPSFQLDEETWLMLVQNRPDTSKLAAQLLLQQPKLLIASSRLESSIAEGYRQAKAALNILLALKPAAQAITFDEAEFLVKLSQAKLSDKAGTAMKLDDTADLLETLRSFINHNCSVSQTAEHLNIHRNTLQYRLKRIGGITGKDPRNLLQLFELTYELLALYK
- a CDS encoding transglutaminase domain-containing protein, translated to MQQARADLAAPDFGPNVLVFDPAMPGRDIQEMCDRVFAEQERAEFGRNRCALLFKPGVYDARIRIGFYTQAAGLGESPDQVRITGGGINCDADWMNGLALINFWRSAEGIATEPVPGEAAKWTVSQAAPYRRMHVLGDLELFDHAEKNYASGGFMADTAVDGSVNSGPQQQFYLRNSQWSEWHSSQWNNVFQGCVNPPESAGWPSPPNTVLSRVPVVREKPYLYIASDGRYYVKVPQLRAAAAGITWSGGATEGKSLELGHFYIAKAGQDTAKTLNRELAAGRHLLLTPGIYGLEEPVRVEHANTVVLGLGLATLVPEHGATAMQIADVDGVIIAGLLFDAGTEGSGSLLEVGPPGCTGRHSANPASLHDLFFRVGGAGGGRAEVCLTINSSDVIGDHFWLWRADHGEGVGWERNTSDNGIIINGDHVTIYGLFVEHFQKYQTVWNGDYGRLFFYQSEIPYDVPDQASWMNGGVNGFASYKVSDTVTRHEAHGLGIYSFFNAGPHIRLHSAIEAPASPEVRFTHMVDVFLNGNGEITRMVNGLGATACEGSRVHYLAEA
- a CDS encoding Na+/H+ antiporter NhaC family protein → MEGLVIGWYGALAGLAIAIILILRKLNPVYALFLGAILGALIGGANLEQTVSVLVSGTQSVMGTVLRVLAAGVLAGVMMESGAAEAIAQAIVKKFGGSKAIIALALATMVITAMGVFIPVAVLIVAPIALSVGNKMGISKLALLLALSGGGKAGNIISPNPNTIAAARGFDLDLSHVMLAGLIPAICGLIVTVILASLVKNKGIMVSSEEAATGAESANTAAYPPLGRAVVAPLVAIVLLMINPIGSISGIEALTKLKVDALYILPLAGIIGMLAMGQGNKVLKYTSSGLSKMTATVLILIGAGGIAGLISASDLSVQVVHLIELSGISGTFLAPISGILMAAATASTSTGVIVATGSFGQAILDMGTAPLAAAVMVHTGATVIDSLPQGTYFHVTADAMKMSIKQRMGLIPYEALVGGTMTVVATLVYGFLF
- a CDS encoding TetR/AcrR family transcriptional regulator — encoded protein: MIKKQIKEAAILHFNRFGYEAAKMAQIAEEAGIRKQSLSYHYPSKKALLEELFTGVVQEEQQFVIRYFEAAQGKMIEQQLYGFLNELKNRFLTLPNVSFMHITSFIAPLEIQDFVLGQFRQYVGTVKEELCRIFRQGDSFRFTPEECALAMLTVIDGLEIQLVYETRQSYEAALAIIWDTFWKGIH
- a CDS encoding glycerate kinase, coding for MRETTFVLAPDSFKESMTAKEVCIAMESGLRKIYPDASYIHVPMADGGEGTVQSLVDASGGEIHYKEVIGPLGQTVTAKYGILGDGGTAAIEMASASGIQLVDKSERNPLITTTYGTGQLILECLDRGIRKIIIGIGGSATNDGGAGMAEALGARFLDAAGALLPRGGGGLGRLAAIDITALDPRLQQVQFIVACDVTNPLCGEHGASAVFGPQKGATPQMVQQLDANLAHYAAVVKEQLDKDVRELPGAGAAGGLGAGLMIFTQATLQKGIEIVIEYTGLQQKLADADYVFTGEGGIDFQTKFGKTPYGVARTAKAAGKPVIALAGYIGEGIETLYSEGIDAIFGIVPGASSLDRLLAEGPANVERTCENIARLLKLKA
- a CDS encoding MerR family transcriptional regulator, which encodes MSTEITISELARLMEVSIHQIRYFEEKGVLLPSYTDTNGYRMYGIDQVYQLSQIMLLRKLGMPVQTIREHMEDPDPQAMEEKLQHSLTETGAEIVRLQQLERQIRKVLREQQDFQREKLSCHVKMREALPLQKWFELETAASLEASTLAEQSARVGRLFETDIHYVYSGADHVALYTAAEPGGRTDLTLPAGRYLAYSLQAENESALEQITAQFSRHAEREYGELPGPLILVEKSYLSLFSRDKLHYEVLLCIEPEGSGEGADAI
- a CDS encoding MFS transporter gives rise to the protein MRTKAQRNTTTAGLWGRSFIFIMLANALLFMAFEMLLPTLPLFISSIGGEARQIGLVTGIFMFSAILIRPLTGVLAQRIDKKYLLIAGISICMLATGSYYLSSDIYVILLIRFIHGAGFGLASTYFATIAAENIPRERRGEGIGYFGVGETVAISVGPLIGVALLELYSFRGIFMSGAAILLLSLLMALFVSRQPQGTGTRESVKVKLFERRVLFPSLLILLMGLAAGSIMSFVAIYAVEKGFQNVAWFFFTIAAASFLVRLVSGALLDRLGPGYVLIPSALLTMAGLLVLTLSQSELQFIAAGVLYGFGFGAIFPAIQTWCLNLVDEHEHEGAMASFFNFFDLGIGGGSLLFGFIASAFSYTMVYYIGIGVMALFLLFYILFARRQNQGNPAERHKEAIID